GTCGTTGCTGTACAGCGAACCGGAACCGCTCGGCTCCAGCTTCAGGCGATAGACCTGGTCGGCCCCGCCCAACCGCACGTCGACTTCCTTGCGGCTGCTGTCGGCGTAGCGCCAGAGCACCTGCGCCTGGCTGTCGCATACCCAGGTCGTCCAGTTGTCCGGCGCGGACGACTTGAACAGATCCAGGTTGGCGCAACCTGCCAGCAATCCCAGCGCCGCCACAGCGATAAAGCCTTTCATCGGTGTTCCTCGGCCGACGGCCAACGGCCGCCAGCACAACGCGTTATCGAATCAGACCCGTCAAGGGCAACCATGTTCCTTGGCCTTGGCTGGAGTCTCGTACTTGTCCAGACCATCGGGGCCCATGCGCTTGTTGATCACCGGCGCGGTCTCGGCCTGCCAGTCAGCCTGGTAGCAGCCTTTCTCCGGCTCGCCCGAGCCGGGCTCCGACTGCGCAGGCTGGCTGCTGCAACCGGCCAGCAAGCCCGCGACGATCAACAGCGGTAACGTCTTGACCATATGAACACTCCTTTGCCTGGCCATGAGGACTTCAGCCTTTGGCCCGGCTTTCCAGGACTTCGACCGCCGGCAGCACCTTGCCCTCGACGAATTCGAGGAAAGCGCCACCGCCGGTAGAAATGTAGGAGATCTGCTCGGCGACGCCATATTTATCGATGGCCGCCAGGGTGTCGCCACCGCCGGCGATGGAGAACGCAGCGCTGTCGGCGATGGCCTGGGCCAGTACCTTGGTGCCGTTGCCGAACTGGTCGAACTCGAACACACCGACCGGGCCGTTCCACAGGATGGTCTTGGACGACTTCAGCAACTGGGCGAAGTTGGCCGCGGTCTGCGGGCCGATGTCGAGGATCATGTCGTCGGCGGCCACGTCGGCGATCAGCTTGACGGTGGCGGCAGCGCTCTCGGCGAACTCCTTGGCCACCACCACATCCACCGGCAGCGGCACGCTGACCTTGGCGGCGATGGCGCGCGCGGTATCCAGCAGGTCCGGCTCGTACAGCGACTTGCCGACCGGGTGACCGGCGGCGGCAAGGAAGGTGTTGGCGATGCCGCCGCCGACGATCAGCTGGTCGCAGATCTGGCTCAGGCTGTTGAGCACATCGAGCTTGGTCGACACCTTGGAGCCGGCGACGATGGCCGCCATCGGCTTGGCCGGGTTGCCCAGGGCCTTGCCCAGCGCATCCAGTTCAGCGGCCAGCAGCGGGCCGGCGGCGGCGACCTTGGCGAACTTGGCCACGCCATGGGTCGAACCCTCGGCGCGGTGCGCGGTGCCGAAGGCGTCCATCACGAACACGTCGCACAGGGCGGCGTATTGCTGGGCCAGTTCGTCGGCGTTCTTCTTCTCGCCCTTGTTGAAACGTACGTTCTCGAACAGCACGATGTCGCCGGCCTTGACCTCGACACCACCCAGGTAATCGGCCACCAGCGGCACTTCGCGGCCCAGGGCGCGGCTCAGGTAGTCGGCCACCGGCTTGAGGCTGT
This portion of the Pseudomonas sp. MRSN 12121 genome encodes:
- a CDS encoding phosphoglycerate kinase; this translates as MTVLKMSDLDLQGKRVLIREDLNVPVKDGVVTSDARILASLPTIKLALEKGAAVMVCSHLGRPTEGEFSAENSLKPVADYLSRALGREVPLVADYLGGVEVKAGDIVLFENVRFNKGEKKNADELAQQYAALCDVFVMDAFGTAHRAEGSTHGVAKFAKVAAAGPLLAAELDALGKALGNPAKPMAAIVAGSKVSTKLDVLNSLSQICDQLIVGGGIANTFLAAAGHPVGKSLYEPDLLDTARAIAAKVSVPLPVDVVVAKEFAESAAATVKLIADVAADDMILDIGPQTAANFAQLLKSSKTILWNGPVGVFEFDQFGNGTKVLAQAIADSAAFSIAGGGDTLAAIDKYGVAEQISYISTGGGAFLEFVEGKVLPAVEVLESRAKG
- a CDS encoding MliC family protein, which gives rise to MKGFIAVAALGLLAGCANLDLFKSSAPDNWTTWVCDSQAQVLWRYADSSRKEVDVRLGGADQVYRLKLEPSGSGSLYSNDMLAFHEKGDEGLVYWVATNDLIGRGCKAP